The Cloeon dipterum chromosome X, ieCloDipt1.1, whole genome shotgun sequence genome includes a window with the following:
- the LOC135947281 gene encoding mucin-5AC-like isoform X2, translating into MFLTHIFILALELEMVFAIKSNTNITSKDIRGRRAFIANCCSNRYCKDLNKNLKLEAPKNSTNKQKVVAKKKKNIQIRPNVLTIRRPPKVVFVAVGRPAKRRTEPLETMPTRKMAKGSKTTKRTTLTSTKRRRTTLSNDYYYDDTTKTTRRRRTTTPAYEYYDDTTTRRRRRRTSTTRRRRRTTKIGSNPDVDYVEAMTVPPGSYTKSDEYYDDPTTRRRRSTAKPTTLGVSTIITTVPVIETTASLTSPVSTVTTIEGKTTETEAATTTAKRPETTRMPTTKLTVLDEEEDETDVGTTARPSQKTTKTTKRTATTTDEPDDGEDYEEDEDSEDTLTTTKVKSTSTTVKTTTTGADDEVLGDDETTPKATVKATTTKLITTSSSDDFPDEETATVKASTKTTATDELDQQETTKKIAKTTATTKNTNDELDIELGQGKETTVTTTKATEKQTSSSENEIFGGLEDASTVKATEGTTTTTTTTTAKSDDLFENGGVATKTRVAETTKPPTTKGEDLLGEEESSTSTVVKTSTAPAAATTTKGESGGLDLAEDERSTTEKASQATTIATTVTARTDSTTGGLVIGESSTSTSAAQSATTKAAGTSAGVDETTEEDQGDTEQEDTTILPEGNSSSKSAVTSSLSGTTTTPQSSSTSSSTPAAGISTEGDDGEGETDVEEESTSTVSVAILNAEQSSTNSQVTMSASAGAESTTEARVTSSFGEEATTSHHSNYSIHSTHAHHSNSSHSNSTSAAGNSTDNESSAVGEEEDGVEEDNNSTDVSVALESASTREQSVSNAEQSSTNAQVTTIIAATTGAATTVVAADAETKATTAVASTTAASNDFDIGAIK; encoded by the exons ATGTTTCTTactcatatttttatcttggcTCTAGAATTGGAAATG GTGTTTGCAATTAAGAGCAACACAAATATTACATCAAAAG ATATCAGGGGACGCCGGGCATTTATAGCAAATTGCTGTTCAAATCGATATTGTAAAGACTTGAAcaagaatttgaaattggaGGCTCCAAAGAACTCGACAAATAAGCAGAAGGTGGTGGctaagaagaagaaaaatattcaaatccgCCCTAACGTGTTAACCATTCGGAGGCCGCCAAAGGTTGTATTTGTTGCTGTTGGTCGGCCGGCTAAAAGAAGAACGGAACCACTTGAAACGATGCCCACTCGAAAGATGGCGAAGGGATCAAAAACGACTAAAAGGACAACCCTGACCAGCACAAAACGGCGAAGGACAACCCTATCTAACGATTACTATTACGACGACACCACGAAAACTACTAGAAGGCGTCGAACTACCACACCTGCTTACGAATACTATGACGACACGACAACCCGCAGACGACGTCGCCGTACCTCAACCACCAGACGCCGTCGAAGGACGACCAAGATAGGTTCAAATCCAGATGTTGACTATGTGGAGGCAATGACGGTGCCACCTGGATCGTACACCAAGAGCGATGAATATTACGACGACCCCACGACCCGCCGGAGGCGAAGCACCGCGAAGCCAACAACACTTGGAGTTTCTACGATCATCACGACTGTTCCAGTAATTGAAACTACAGCATCTTTGACATCCCCAGTCAGTACCGTCACAACTATTGAGGGTAAAACGACTGAAACTGAAGCAGCTACGACAACAGCAAAGAGACCTGAA aCCACTCGCATGCCGACTACTAAATTAACAGTTTTGGATGAAGAAGAAGATGAAACAGATGTAGGAACAACGGCAAGGCCTTCTCAGAAAACAACTAAAACTACAAAAAGGACTGCCACAACCACGGATGAGCCAGATGATGGAGAGGATTATGAGGAAGATGAAGACAGTGAAGACACTTTAACTACCACTAAGGTGAAATCAACTTCTACCACCGTGAAGACCACCACCACTGGTGCGGACGATGAAGTACTCGGGGATGACGAAACAACACCCAAAGCGACAGTTAAAGCCACTACTACAAAATTAATCACCACAAGTAGCAGTGACGATTTTCCCGATGAAGAGACTGCTACGGTTAAAGCGAGTACAAAAACCACTGCGACAGATGAATTAGACCAGCAAGAAACGACAAAAAAGATTGCGAAAACAACAGCTACCACTAAAAATACCAACGATGAGCTTGACATTGAATTAGGACAAGGCAAAGAAACGACTgtaacaacaacaaaagcaaCAGAAAAGCAAACAAGTAGTTCtgagaatgaaatatttggtgGTCTGGAAGATGCCAGCACGGTAAAAGCAACAGAAgggacaacaacaacaacaacaacaacaacagcaaaaaGTGACGATTTGTTCGAAAATGGTGGTGTCGCAACAAAAACCAGGGTAGCTGAAACGACGAAACCTCCAACAACTAAAGGAGAAGACCTACTTGGCGAGGAGGAATCTTCCACATCTACCGTAGTGAAAACTAGCACAGCACCGGCTGCGGCCACAACCACAAAGGGTGAGTCTGGGGGTCTGGACTTAGCTGAAGATGAAAGAAGCACGACAGAAAAAGCTAGTCAAGCAACTACCATAGCAACAACAGTCACCGCACGGACGGATTCAACCACTGGAGGACTGGTTATTGGAGAGAGTAGCACAAGTACTTCGGCAGCACAGTCAGCAACAACCAAAGCCGCTGGAACAAGTGCTGGAGTTGATGAAACCACAGAAGAAGACCAAGGAGACACAGAACAAGAGGATACCACAATATTGCCGGAGGGAAACAGTTCTTCAAAGTCAGCCGTTACCTCAAGTTTAAGTGGAACTACAACAACTCCTCAAAGCTCTAGCACCTCAAGTTCTACTCCTGCAGCAGGCATTTCGACAGAAGGTGATGACGGCGAGGGGGAAACCGATGTGGAGGAAGAAAGCACCAGCACCGTCAGTGTAGCAATCTTGAATGCAGAACAATCTAGCACCAATTCTCAAGTAACCATGAGTGCTAGTGCAGGAGCAGAAAGCACAACAGAGGCACGCGTTACATCGAGTTTTGGTGAAGAAGCCACCACTTCTCACCATTCTAACTACTCAATCCACTCAACTCATGCGCATCATAGCAATAGTTCACATTCCAATTCTACTTCTGCAGCAGGTAATtcgactgacaatgagagtaGTGCTGTCGGTGAGGAGGAAGACGGCGTAGAGGAAGATAATAACAGTACCGACGTCAGCGTAGCATTAGAATCTGCTTCTACCAGAGAACAATCAGTATCAAATGCAGAGCAATCCAGTACCAATGCTCAGGTAACCACAATAATTGCTGCAACCACTGGAGCAGCAACAACTGTTGTTGCAGCAGATGCAGAGACTAAAGCAACAACAGCGGTGGCATCCACCACCGCCGcttcaaatgattttgatattggtgctataaaataa
- the LOC135947281 gene encoding mucin-5AC-like isoform X1 encodes MFLTHIFILALELEMVFAIKSNTNITSKGILDIRGRRAFIANCCSNRYCKDLNKNLKLEAPKNSTNKQKVVAKKKKNIQIRPNVLTIRRPPKVVFVAVGRPAKRRTEPLETMPTRKMAKGSKTTKRTTLTSTKRRRTTLSNDYYYDDTTKTTRRRRTTTPAYEYYDDTTTRRRRRRTSTTRRRRRTTKIGSNPDVDYVEAMTVPPGSYTKSDEYYDDPTTRRRRSTAKPTTLGVSTIITTVPVIETTASLTSPVSTVTTIEGKTTETEAATTTAKRPETTRMPTTKLTVLDEEEDETDVGTTARPSQKTTKTTKRTATTTDEPDDGEDYEEDEDSEDTLTTTKVKSTSTTVKTTTTGADDEVLGDDETTPKATVKATTTKLITTSSSDDFPDEETATVKASTKTTATDELDQQETTKKIAKTTATTKNTNDELDIELGQGKETTVTTTKATEKQTSSSENEIFGGLEDASTVKATEGTTTTTTTTTAKSDDLFENGGVATKTRVAETTKPPTTKGEDLLGEEESSTSTVVKTSTAPAAATTTKGESGGLDLAEDERSTTEKASQATTIATTVTARTDSTTGGLVIGESSTSTSAAQSATTKAAGTSAGVDETTEEDQGDTEQEDTTILPEGNSSSKSAVTSSLSGTTTTPQSSSTSSSTPAAGISTEGDDGEGETDVEEESTSTVSVAILNAEQSSTNSQVTMSASAGAESTTEARVTSSFGEEATTSHHSNYSIHSTHAHHSNSSHSNSTSAAGNSTDNESSAVGEEEDGVEEDNNSTDVSVALESASTREQSVSNAEQSSTNAQVTTIIAATTGAATTVVAADAETKATTAVASTTAASNDFDIGAIK; translated from the exons ATGTTTCTTactcatatttttatcttggcTCTAGAATTGGAAATG GTGTTTGCAATTAAGAGCAACACAAATATTACATCAAAAG GTATCTTAGATATCAGGGGACGCCGGGCATTTATAGCAAATTGCTGTTCAAATCGATATTGTAAAGACTTGAAcaagaatttgaaattggaGGCTCCAAAGAACTCGACAAATAAGCAGAAGGTGGTGGctaagaagaagaaaaatattcaaatccgCCCTAACGTGTTAACCATTCGGAGGCCGCCAAAGGTTGTATTTGTTGCTGTTGGTCGGCCGGCTAAAAGAAGAACGGAACCACTTGAAACGATGCCCACTCGAAAGATGGCGAAGGGATCAAAAACGACTAAAAGGACAACCCTGACCAGCACAAAACGGCGAAGGACAACCCTATCTAACGATTACTATTACGACGACACCACGAAAACTACTAGAAGGCGTCGAACTACCACACCTGCTTACGAATACTATGACGACACGACAACCCGCAGACGACGTCGCCGTACCTCAACCACCAGACGCCGTCGAAGGACGACCAAGATAGGTTCAAATCCAGATGTTGACTATGTGGAGGCAATGACGGTGCCACCTGGATCGTACACCAAGAGCGATGAATATTACGACGACCCCACGACCCGCCGGAGGCGAAGCACCGCGAAGCCAACAACACTTGGAGTTTCTACGATCATCACGACTGTTCCAGTAATTGAAACTACAGCATCTTTGACATCCCCAGTCAGTACCGTCACAACTATTGAGGGTAAAACGACTGAAACTGAAGCAGCTACGACAACAGCAAAGAGACCTGAA aCCACTCGCATGCCGACTACTAAATTAACAGTTTTGGATGAAGAAGAAGATGAAACAGATGTAGGAACAACGGCAAGGCCTTCTCAGAAAACAACTAAAACTACAAAAAGGACTGCCACAACCACGGATGAGCCAGATGATGGAGAGGATTATGAGGAAGATGAAGACAGTGAAGACACTTTAACTACCACTAAGGTGAAATCAACTTCTACCACCGTGAAGACCACCACCACTGGTGCGGACGATGAAGTACTCGGGGATGACGAAACAACACCCAAAGCGACAGTTAAAGCCACTACTACAAAATTAATCACCACAAGTAGCAGTGACGATTTTCCCGATGAAGAGACTGCTACGGTTAAAGCGAGTACAAAAACCACTGCGACAGATGAATTAGACCAGCAAGAAACGACAAAAAAGATTGCGAAAACAACAGCTACCACTAAAAATACCAACGATGAGCTTGACATTGAATTAGGACAAGGCAAAGAAACGACTgtaacaacaacaaaagcaaCAGAAAAGCAAACAAGTAGTTCtgagaatgaaatatttggtgGTCTGGAAGATGCCAGCACGGTAAAAGCAACAGAAgggacaacaacaacaacaacaacaacaacagcaaaaaGTGACGATTTGTTCGAAAATGGTGGTGTCGCAACAAAAACCAGGGTAGCTGAAACGACGAAACCTCCAACAACTAAAGGAGAAGACCTACTTGGCGAGGAGGAATCTTCCACATCTACCGTAGTGAAAACTAGCACAGCACCGGCTGCGGCCACAACCACAAAGGGTGAGTCTGGGGGTCTGGACTTAGCTGAAGATGAAAGAAGCACGACAGAAAAAGCTAGTCAAGCAACTACCATAGCAACAACAGTCACCGCACGGACGGATTCAACCACTGGAGGACTGGTTATTGGAGAGAGTAGCACAAGTACTTCGGCAGCACAGTCAGCAACAACCAAAGCCGCTGGAACAAGTGCTGGAGTTGATGAAACCACAGAAGAAGACCAAGGAGACACAGAACAAGAGGATACCACAATATTGCCGGAGGGAAACAGTTCTTCAAAGTCAGCCGTTACCTCAAGTTTAAGTGGAACTACAACAACTCCTCAAAGCTCTAGCACCTCAAGTTCTACTCCTGCAGCAGGCATTTCGACAGAAGGTGATGACGGCGAGGGGGAAACCGATGTGGAGGAAGAAAGCACCAGCACCGTCAGTGTAGCAATCTTGAATGCAGAACAATCTAGCACCAATTCTCAAGTAACCATGAGTGCTAGTGCAGGAGCAGAAAGCACAACAGAGGCACGCGTTACATCGAGTTTTGGTGAAGAAGCCACCACTTCTCACCATTCTAACTACTCAATCCACTCAACTCATGCGCATCATAGCAATAGTTCACATTCCAATTCTACTTCTGCAGCAGGTAATtcgactgacaatgagagtaGTGCTGTCGGTGAGGAGGAAGACGGCGTAGAGGAAGATAATAACAGTACCGACGTCAGCGTAGCATTAGAATCTGCTTCTACCAGAGAACAATCAGTATCAAATGCAGAGCAATCCAGTACCAATGCTCAGGTAACCACAATAATTGCTGCAACCACTGGAGCAGCAACAACTGTTGTTGCAGCAGATGCAGAGACTAAAGCAACAACAGCGGTGGCATCCACCACCGCCGcttcaaatgattttgatattggtgctataaaataa
- the LOC135947284 gene encoding uncharacterized protein LOC135947284 encodes MRNLSDPNEVQRRRTFIQNCCCSVKCPGWNSLSDPFANADDTKIKENLRIGTKYSRTRIITLRPYRNLVFAVQGPTTPFKRHLIPWRLRKSTTGARRRRSTTAQGRRRRRRRTTTPAYYDDYYEDVTTTRRRRRTTTASYYDDYYYENDITSRRTRSSTTAQPFTKQANAAEAEYYDDPITTRRKRRRTTTKMPEYYDDDKYYYDDMSTTKRRRTRSTASAVPNTTSSNTTVSSPESTTVIPTKSQDSERREETSNFMLLPLDTKKPVLDDTDP; translated from the exons ATGAGAA atttaagtGACCCAAATGAAGTACAAAGAAGACGCACATTCATACAAAATTGCTGCTGTTCAGTCAAATGCCCAGGTTGGAATTCACTTTCGGATCCTTTCGCAAATGCGGatgacacaaaaattaaggaaaatttgcGAATTGGTACGAAATACAGTCGCACCAGAATAATAACACTCAGGCCCTACAG AAACCTGGTCTTCGCTGTTCAGGGACCAACGACACCGTTCAAAAGACACTTGATCCCGTGGAGGCTTCGGAAGTCCACGACTGGTGCTAGACGCAGGAGGAGCACCACTGCGCAAGGGAGAAGACGGCGTCGCCGCCGCACCACAACGCCGGCCTACTACGACGACTACTACGAGGATGTCACCACGACCAGAAGGCGAAGACGCACCACGACAGCCTCATACTATGACGATTACTACTATGAAAACGACATAACGTCTCGCCGGACACGCTCCTCAACCACAGCCCAACCATTTACAAAGCAAG CAAATGCGGCTGAGGCTGAATATTACGATGACCCAATAACTACCAGAAGAAAAAGACGACGCACAACCACCAAGATGCCAGAGTACTATGACGATGACAAGTATTACTACGACGACATGTCAACCACAAAAAGAAGGCGAACAAGAAGCACTGCTTCAGCAGTCCCAAATACCACAAGTTCAAACACTACTGTTTCTAGTCCAGAGTCAACAACGGTGATTCCTACTAAGTCTCAGGACAGTGAGCGTCGAGAAGAGACAAGCAATTTTATGTTGTTGCCATTGGACACAAAAAAACCGGTGCTAGATGACACTGACCCttga